A region of Anaerolineae bacterium DNA encodes the following proteins:
- a CDS encoding sugar phosphate isomerase/epimerase, giving the protein MRFGCCTTIENGPLAAQAGYDFIELNVCRDLQPETPDEEWAPIRASLEVLPLPVVAFNVLLPGDLKVTGPHVDPGRIRRYLYTAFERAGALGGEVIVFGSGGARTVPEGFPRETAWQQLVQFVRWAGDAAQAVGMQVAIEPLNRGESNVINSVLEAVELAKAADHPAVRVLADLYHLVLEGEPIQDLIAADEWLVHVHVADAERRFPGSGSFPYPAFFGALKAIGYDQRISVECHWDDFATEGPRALAFLRQTWAA; this is encoded by the coding sequence ATGCGCTTTGGCTGCTGTACCACCATCGAAAACGGGCCGCTGGCCGCGCAGGCAGGATACGACTTCATCGAGCTGAACGTTTGCCGTGACCTCCAACCTGAAACGCCAGATGAGGAATGGGCACCGATTCGCGCCTCCCTGGAGGTGCTTCCGCTTCCCGTCGTTGCCTTCAACGTCCTGCTTCCCGGTGATCTCAAAGTGACCGGCCCCCACGTGGATCCTGGCCGCATTCGGCGTTACCTGTACACCGCCTTCGAGCGGGCCGGCGCGTTGGGGGGTGAGGTGATCGTCTTCGGCTCGGGTGGCGCCCGCACCGTGCCTGAGGGATTCCCACGTGAGACGGCATGGCAGCAATTGGTGCAGTTCGTACGCTGGGCCGGTGATGCCGCCCAGGCGGTGGGCATGCAAGTGGCCATCGAGCCGCTGAACCGCGGCGAGAGCAACGTCATCAATTCCGTCCTCGAGGCCGTGGAGCTGGCGAAGGCCGCCGATCATCCTGCCGTGCGCGTGCTAGCCGATCTCTATCACCTCGTCTTGGAGGGCGAGCCGATCCAGGACCTCATCGCCGCTGATGAATGGCTCGTCCATGTGCACGTGGCCGATGCCGAGCGGCGCTTCCCCGGCAGTGGATCCTTCCCTTATCCCGCGTTCTTCGGGGCCTTGAAAGCTATCGGCTACGATCAGCGGATTTCCGTCGAATGTCATTGGGATGACTTCGCTACGGAAGGCCCGCGCGCGCTGGCTTTCCTGCGACAGACATGGGCAGCGTAG
- the pruA gene encoding L-glutamate gamma-semialdehyde dehydrogenase, with translation MLMPFSNESLTDFTRPENVEAFQSALDRMRAELGRSYPLIIGGQRVETAETFDSINPAQPAQVVGHFAKANERLAAEAIETATEAFNGWKRTSPKVRARYLLKAAAILRRRKHEFSAWMVYEVGKSWTEADGETTQAIDLLEFYAREIARLDVTQPIIPYPGREVELRYIPLGVGVVISPWNFPLYLTTGMMAAALVSGNTIVLKPASASPTVVYKLVEVFNDELLLPPGVLNFVPGPGSAVGDTLVTHPRTRFVAFTGSKEVGLRIHELAARPQPGQLWIKRTILEMGGKNAILVDETADLEAAAEGIVVSAFGYQGQKCSACSRAILVEEIYDRLLERIVERTRQITVGPTVLPSNWMGPVIDRVAFQKILDYIELGYEEGRLVFGGHALDTPEGGYFIEPTIFADVEPNARIAQEEIFGPVLAVIRARDFDEGLRIANSTEYGLTGAVYSRDRQRLERAREDFHVGNLYFNRKCTGALVGVEPFGGFNMSGTDSKLGSPDYLLLFTQAKVISELW, from the coding sequence ATGCTGATGCCCTTTTCCAACGAGTCTCTGACCGATTTTACGAGGCCGGAAAACGTGGAGGCATTTCAGTCCGCGCTCGATCGGATGCGCGCCGAGCTTGGACGTTCCTACCCGCTCATCATTGGCGGCCAGCGTGTGGAGACCGCCGAGACATTCGATTCCATTAATCCGGCACAGCCAGCTCAGGTCGTTGGACATTTCGCCAAAGCGAATGAACGGCTGGCCGCGGAGGCCATCGAGACGGCTACAGAGGCCTTCAATGGCTGGAAACGGACCTCGCCTAAGGTTCGTGCCCGCTACTTGCTAAAGGCAGCGGCCATCCTGCGCCGTCGGAAGCACGAGTTCAGTGCCTGGATGGTATACGAGGTGGGCAAATCCTGGACAGAGGCCGATGGGGAAACCACTCAGGCGATTGACTTACTCGAGTTCTACGCGCGTGAGATCGCCCGGCTGGATGTCACCCAACCAATCATCCCATACCCTGGCCGTGAAGTGGAGCTTCGATACATCCCGCTGGGAGTCGGAGTGGTGATCTCCCCTTGGAATTTCCCTCTCTACCTCACCACTGGGATGATGGCCGCAGCCCTCGTGAGTGGAAACACCATCGTGTTGAAGCCGGCCAGCGCCTCGCCGACGGTGGTTTACAAGCTGGTGGAGGTGTTCAATGACGAGCTGTTACTGCCACCGGGCGTACTAAACTTCGTCCCTGGCCCTGGCAGCGCGGTAGGAGATACGCTAGTGACCCATCCAAGAACCCGTTTCGTCGCCTTCACCGGTTCCAAAGAAGTTGGGCTGCGCATCCATGAATTGGCGGCCAGGCCCCAGCCTGGCCAGCTCTGGATCAAGCGCACCATCTTGGAAATGGGTGGGAAGAACGCCATCCTAGTAGACGAGACAGCTGACTTGGAGGCCGCTGCAGAAGGGATCGTGGTGTCAGCCTTCGGCTATCAAGGGCAAAAATGTTCAGCCTGCTCGCGAGCCATCCTGGTAGAGGAGATCTACGATCGCTTGCTGGAGCGAATCGTGGAGCGGACACGACAGATCACCGTTGGCCCCACAGTGTTGCCGTCGAATTGGATGGGACCGGTGATTGATCGCGTTGCCTTTCAGAAGATCCTTGACTACATCGAACTCGGCTATGAAGAGGGGCGATTGGTATTCGGCGGGCATGCTCTAGATACACCCGAGGGCGGGTACTTCATCGAACCCACCATCTTCGCCGACGTTGAACCAAATGCGCGGATCGCCCAGGAGGAGATCTTCGGACCCGTTCTGGCCGTGATACGAGCGCGCGACTTCGATGAAGGGCTTCGGATTGCTAACAGCACCGAGTACGGGCTGACTGGCGCAGTCTACAGCCGTGATCGGCAGCGGCTAGAGCGGGCGCGAGAGGATTTTCACGTGGGCAACCTGTATTTCAACCGCAAGTGCACCGGCGCACTGGTGGGTGTGGAGCCATTCGGAGGCTTCAACATGAGCGGCACCGACTCCAAACTCGGAAGCCCGGATTATCTACTGCTATTCACCCAGGCCAAGGTGATTAGCGAGCTATGGTAA
- a CDS encoding 2-hydroxy-3-oxopropionate reductase codes for MDKPTVGFIGLGIMGKPMALNILKAGFPLVVHNRSRGAVEEVVAAGAADGGSPKGVAQRAEIILTCLPDSPDVQSVIEGPNGVFEGISPGKVIVDMSTISPIVARNLAAKAEKLGAEMLDAPVSGGEIGARQGTLSIMVGGKPEVFERVLPVFQAMGKNIVRIGEAGAGQVAKACNQIIVALTIEAISEALVLAAKAGVDPARVREALLGGFAQSRVLEVHGQRILDRNFRPGFKARLHHKDLKIALDTGRAYGVPLLATSLVHELYASLMARGKSELDHSALAILIEELAGISVQLST; via the coding sequence ATGGACAAACCGACGGTTGGGTTCATCGGACTGGGCATCATGGGAAAGCCCATGGCCCTGAATATCTTGAAGGCGGGGTTCCCGTTGGTGGTACACAATCGGAGCCGCGGAGCGGTCGAAGAAGTGGTGGCGGCGGGGGCCGCGGATGGCGGATCACCCAAAGGCGTCGCCCAACGGGCAGAGATCATCCTCACATGCCTGCCTGATTCCCCCGACGTACAATCAGTGATAGAAGGTCCCAACGGGGTCTTTGAGGGGATCAGCCCGGGTAAGGTGATCGTGGACATGAGCACCATCTCGCCGATAGTCGCCCGCAACCTGGCTGCGAAGGCGGAGAAACTGGGGGCCGAAATGCTGGACGCGCCCGTCTCCGGCGGGGAGATCGGCGCCCGCCAGGGCACGCTGTCCATCATGGTCGGCGGGAAGCCCGAGGTATTCGAGCGGGTGCTGCCGGTGTTTCAGGCGATGGGCAAGAACATCGTCCGCATCGGGGAGGCCGGCGCCGGGCAAGTGGCCAAGGCGTGCAACCAGATCATCGTGGCGCTGACCATCGAAGCGATCAGCGAGGCGCTGGTGCTAGCAGCCAAAGCAGGAGTGGACCCGGCTCGCGTGCGCGAGGCGCTGTTGGGAGGCTTCGCCCAAAGCCGCGTTCTCGAAGTACATGGACAACGGATCCTGGATCGCAACTTCCGCCCCGGCTTCAAAGCCAGGCTCCACCACAAAGATCTAAAGATCGCGCTGGACACGGGGCGGGCTTATGGCGTTCCATTGCTCGCTACGAGCCTAGTGCACGAGCTTTACGCCTCGCTCATGGCAAGGGGCAAGTCCGAGCTTGACCATTCGGCTTTGGCGATACTGATCGAAGAGCTGGCCGGCATCAGCGTTCAGTTGTCAACTTGA
- a CDS encoding Ldh family oxidoreductase — MSALHSFCCDVLEAVGVPAEEAAWVADSLTQADAKGLSSHGVVRLLPVYVRRLQAGTTRATPNVRVVRRHGSIALMDGDAGLGQVVGRRAMMLAIEMARESGIGVVGVRNSSHFGTGAFFVEQAVEAGMIGLALTNAPSNMPPWGGRKPYLGTNPLAVGLPCGKERPVVLDMSTSVVARGKIVMAHKAGQSIPLGWAIDEEGRPTQDAEAALRGAVLPMGGYKGAGLALVIDALCGVLTGAAFGSHIVDLYDESDRVQNVGHFFAALDIEAFMPAEVFQARMDQFVREVRAQPRLPGVERIFVPGEIEFEQTEQSIQLGVPLPEPGRQELDGLAERLGVPLLSERLKQSV, encoded by the coding sequence TTGTCCGCTCTGCACTCCTTTTGTTGTGATGTGCTAGAGGCAGTCGGCGTGCCTGCAGAAGAAGCTGCATGGGTGGCGGATTCCCTGACCCAGGCGGACGCAAAGGGGCTCTCCAGCCATGGGGTTGTGCGGCTGCTGCCCGTATACGTGCGGCGGCTGCAAGCCGGCACCACGCGAGCGACCCCTAATGTGCGCGTGGTACGACGACATGGCAGCATTGCTTTGATGGATGGGGATGCTGGATTGGGACAGGTAGTGGGCCGCCGGGCGATGATGCTAGCGATCGAGATGGCTCGCGAGTCGGGGATCGGAGTGGTAGGGGTACGCAACAGCTCCCACTTCGGCACAGGGGCTTTCTTCGTTGAGCAAGCGGTGGAAGCTGGCATGATCGGCCTGGCTTTGACCAATGCGCCGTCCAACATGCCGCCCTGGGGAGGGCGCAAGCCCTATCTAGGGACGAACCCGCTGGCTGTTGGACTGCCCTGCGGGAAGGAGCGGCCCGTTGTCCTTGATATGTCCACCAGCGTGGTTGCGCGGGGAAAGATCGTTATGGCGCACAAGGCCGGCCAGAGCATTCCGCTAGGATGGGCGATAGACGAGGAAGGTCGGCCTACTCAAGACGCTGAGGCAGCCTTGCGAGGAGCGGTCCTGCCGATGGGCGGCTACAAAGGGGCCGGGCTGGCTCTAGTGATCGATGCCCTGTGCGGGGTGCTCACTGGCGCAGCCTTTGGAAGCCACATTGTTGATCTCTACGACGAAAGCGATCGGGTACAAAACGTGGGGCATTTCTTCGCTGCGCTGGATATCGAAGCGTTTATGCCAGCCGAGGTCTTCCAAGCGCGGATGGATCAGTTCGTACGAGAAGTACGTGCCCAACCACGTCTGCCTGGTGTGGAACGTATCTTCGTCCCTGGAGAGATCGAGTTCGAGCAAACGGAGCAGAGCATCCAGTTGGGGGTGCCACTGCCAGAACCAGGCCGGCAAGAGTTGGACGGCCTGGCGGAACGCCTGGGTGTGCCTCTGCTCAGTGAAAGGTTAAAACAATCGGTCTGA
- a CDS encoding 4-carboxy-4-hydroxy-2-oxoadipate aldolase/oxaloacetate decarboxylase codes for MDQFIREISRPKADLIARYASLSAATVYEAAGRVGAMTHEIRPIAPGMRLCGSALTVRCQPADNLTLHAAIALAQPGDVIVADVGECIEAGHWGEITTVAAQARGIAGLVINGGVRDVAQIRQSGFPVFARTISMKATVKETPGTINHPIVCGGVLVQPGDLVLADDDGVVIVAHERIEMVLVAAIAREEREAEVIRRLKAGELTLDVLGFRQALDRHGFHL; via the coding sequence ATGGACCAATTTATCCGAGAAATCTCGCGGCCCAAGGCAGATTTGATCGCCCGTTATGCATCGCTGTCGGCGGCGACGGTGTACGAAGCTGCCGGTCGCGTAGGCGCAATGACGCATGAGATCCGTCCGATCGCGCCTGGCATGCGGCTCTGCGGAAGTGCGCTCACCGTCCGCTGCCAGCCCGCTGATAACCTCACCCTACATGCCGCCATTGCGTTAGCGCAGCCAGGCGACGTTATCGTAGCAGATGTAGGCGAGTGTATAGAAGCCGGACATTGGGGGGAGATCACCACAGTGGCCGCACAAGCACGCGGGATAGCCGGGCTAGTGATCAACGGTGGTGTGCGCGATGTGGCGCAGATTCGCCAAAGTGGATTTCCTGTGTTTGCGCGCACCATATCGATGAAGGCAACGGTCAAAGAAACGCCGGGGACGATCAATCATCCCATTGTTTGTGGTGGTGTTCTGGTTCAACCAGGCGACTTGGTTCTAGCTGATGACGATGGGGTTGTCATCGTAGCTCATGAGCGCATCGAAATGGTGCTGGTAGCCGCCATCGCTCGAGAGGAACGAGAGGCGGAGGTGATACGTAGACTGAAAGCGGGAGAGTTGACGCTGGATGTGTTGGGATTCCGGCAGGCGCTTGATCGGCACGGCTTTCACCTATAG
- a CDS encoding zinc-binding dehydrogenase: MSTQTAKVAMLREIRPPQERPLVIEEVPVPPLADGAVLGRMVMAGVCGTDVHILHGRVPIKMPAILGHENVARVEAIGGSGPILDITGRPVRIGDLITWLPKSCMRCYYCTILGDPAKCERRIGYGGWLPADQHPYLVGGFAEYVWLLPDSDIVVIPPEVPPEAVVLGDALRIMVHGLERIGGLEYGDTVVVQGCGAVGLMGLLLALDAGAAQVIVIGAPARRLMLARELGAAETIDITQTPASQRIARVQELTHGRGADVVLECAGVPAAVAEGLEMVRVNGRYLIAGHYGDAGPVPLNPHLINRKQITITGVWSAANRHFLRALTLLRRVSVEKLVTHRFTLDEVNEALIATERQEALKAVIVP, from the coding sequence GTGTCCACTCAGACCGCGAAGGTCGCAATGCTTCGGGAGATCCGCCCGCCGCAGGAGCGTCCTCTCGTCATCGAAGAGGTGCCAGTGCCACCGTTGGCTGACGGCGCCGTGCTGGGGCGAATGGTGATGGCGGGCGTGTGCGGTACCGATGTGCATATCCTGCACGGCCGGGTGCCCATTAAGATGCCGGCTATCCTAGGGCATGAGAACGTGGCGCGCGTGGAAGCGATTGGCGGCAGTGGGCCAATTCTCGACATCACCGGCCGACCTGTGCGCATTGGCGACCTGATCACCTGGCTGCCCAAGTCTTGCATGCGCTGCTATTACTGCACTATTCTAGGCGATCCTGCCAAATGCGAGCGACGCATCGGCTATGGCGGTTGGCTGCCTGCCGATCAGCATCCCTATCTGGTAGGGGGCTTTGCTGAGTACGTCTGGCTTTTGCCCGATAGCGATATCGTGGTGATCCCGCCAGAAGTCCCGCCAGAGGCAGTGGTACTGGGCGACGCGCTGCGCATCATGGTACATGGCCTGGAGCGCATTGGTGGCCTGGAATATGGTGACACGGTGGTCGTGCAGGGGTGTGGAGCCGTGGGACTGATGGGGCTGCTGCTGGCGCTCGACGCTGGCGCGGCACAGGTAATTGTGATCGGCGCGCCCGCTCGCCGACTGATGCTGGCGCGCGAGTTAGGCGCGGCTGAGACGATAGACATCACCCAAACGCCGGCCTCGCAACGTATCGCGCGCGTGCAGGAGCTGACCCACGGCCGTGGGGCGGACGTTGTCCTCGAATGCGCAGGAGTCCCTGCAGCCGTAGCCGAAGGACTAGAGATGGTGCGGGTGAATGGGCGTTATCTCATCGCTGGCCACTATGGCGATGCTGGCCCCGTCCCTCTCAACCCTCACCTCATTAACAGGAAACAGATCACCATCACAGGTGTCTGGTCGGCCGCTAACAGGCATTTTCTGCGGGCGCTAACCCTCCTGCGCAGGGTGTCAGTGGAGAAGCTAGTCACTCATCGCTTCACTCTGGATGAGGTCAATGAGGCGCTGATCGCAACGGAACGCCAGGAAGCGTTGAAAGCAGTGATCGTACCGTGA
- a CDS encoding DNA-binding protein — translation MHTQSAEPRRLIIVRLDSGDDILQSIRAAVQEHHIRHGLILSGVGSINRYHIHVVETPELPPRDLFIQGEGPFDILSLNGLILNGRVHAHITFANTEKAMGGHLEEGCRILTFGVVVLAKTAGAVLTDWDRVGRL, via the coding sequence ATGCATACGCAAAGCGCTGAGCCTCGCCGGCTGATCATCGTTCGCTTGGATTCTGGCGATGATATACTCCAGTCTATTCGCGCTGCGGTTCAGGAACACCACATCCGACACGGCCTGATCTTAAGCGGTGTCGGCTCCATCAACCGCTATCATATCCATGTGGTGGAAACGCCTGAATTGCCGCCGCGTGATCTCTTTATCCAGGGTGAAGGCCCGTTCGACATCCTCTCTCTAAACGGCTTGATCCTCAATGGCCGAGTTCACGCTCATATCACGTTTGCCAACACTGAGAAGGCGATGGGAGGCCATCTAGAAGAGGGGTGCCGCATCCTGACCTTTGGCGTGGTGGTGCTGGCCAAGACCGCAGGTGCTGTCCTGACTGATTGGGATCGCGTTGGCCGGCTTTGA
- a CDS encoding carbohydrate ABC transporter permease, protein MATGRISSVWHRPVAMTGSRRRKPAGFYIRRVIQYAVMIILSVIFMIPLAWLVSTSLKEQGQVFAYPPIWIPNPIRWSNYAEALQRAPLLRWLANTATITVFAIVGNVLTSSMVAFGFARLRFPGRGPLFILLLSTMMLPEVVTLIPRFILFKSLGWLDTFLPMIVPPFFGGGAYNIFLVRQFYLTIPTDFDEAARIDGASNWVIWRRILVPLSTPVLTAIAIFSFVYHWNDFLHPLLYLFTEDKKTLALGLRAFINPYDASWQISMAAAMFLVVPIMIIFFLGQRYFIRGVVMTGIQGR, encoded by the coding sequence ATGGCCACTGGAAGGATTAGCAGCGTATGGCACAGGCCTGTCGCTATGACGGGCAGCCGCCGGCGAAAGCCTGCGGGCTTTTACATACGTCGCGTGATTCAGTACGCCGTGATGATTATCTTGAGCGTGATCTTCATGATCCCTCTCGCCTGGCTAGTCTCCACTTCCTTAAAGGAACAGGGACAGGTCTTCGCGTATCCGCCGATTTGGATCCCCAACCCTATCCGCTGGTCTAACTACGCAGAGGCGCTTCAACGGGCTCCCCTTCTGCGCTGGCTGGCCAACACCGCAACCATCACGGTCTTCGCCATCGTGGGCAACGTGCTCACCAGCTCGATGGTCGCCTTCGGCTTCGCCCGTCTGCGCTTCCCGGGCCGCGGGCCGCTCTTCATTCTACTGCTTAGCACCATGATGCTGCCGGAGGTCGTTACTTTGATCCCACGTTTCATCCTGTTCAAATCGCTGGGATGGTTAGACACTTTTTTGCCCATGATTGTACCCCCCTTTTTCGGTGGTGGCGCTTATAACATCTTCTTGGTGCGGCAATTCTACCTGACCATCCCAACTGACTTCGACGAGGCAGCGCGCATTGACGGCGCCTCGAATTGGGTCATCTGGCGGCGCATCCTGGTGCCGCTTTCCACGCCGGTGTTGACGGCCATCGCGATCTTCTCGTTCGTGTACCATTGGAACGACTTCCTACATCCTCTCCTCTATCTGTTCACCGAAGACAAAAAGACATTGGCGCTGGGCCTGCGCGCCTTTATCAACCCATACGATGCTTCATGGCAGATCAGCATGGCTGCTGCCATGTTCCTGGTGGTGCCGATCATGATCATCTTTTTCCTAGGGCAGCGGTACTTCATCCGAGGTGTGGTCATGACCGGCATTCAGGGACGATGA
- a CDS encoding sugar ABC transporter permease: MARRPRSKLMRREAIDGYLFIAPWLLGFILWVAGPMIASIVLSLMRWDLFSPPVWVGLENFKQLFRNPLVGVSLWNTAFYTFLSVPLNLIVALTTALLLNQQLRFQAWFRTFFYLPSIMPAVANAVLWFWILNPEVGLANALLRMLGLPELQWLWHPATAKPSFILMGLWGTGNTMVIFLAGLQGIPQSLYEAAEIDGANGWQRFRSVTIPMLSPVILFNLVLGIIGSFQIFTSAYLLTNGGPQNSTLFTVLYLYRLGFEQFNMGFASALAWLLFAIILAFTLAQLRLSRAWVYYEGGEA; this comes from the coding sequence ATGGCCAGACGACCGAGATCCAAGTTGATGCGCCGGGAAGCAATTGACGGATACCTGTTTATTGCGCCATGGCTTCTCGGCTTCATCCTTTGGGTTGCTGGTCCCATGATCGCTTCCATTGTGCTGTCGCTCATGCGCTGGGATCTGTTCAGCCCTCCAGTGTGGGTGGGCCTAGAGAACTTCAAACAGCTCTTCCGAAATCCATTGGTGGGCGTCTCCCTCTGGAATACAGCCTTTTATACCTTCCTTAGCGTCCCCCTGAATCTGATCGTCGCCTTGACGACCGCGTTGCTCTTGAATCAACAGCTCCGTTTCCAAGCATGGTTTCGGACTTTCTTCTATTTGCCTTCGATCATGCCAGCGGTTGCCAATGCGGTCCTATGGTTTTGGATTTTGAACCCTGAAGTGGGATTGGCCAATGCCCTTTTGCGAATGTTAGGGCTTCCTGAACTCCAGTGGCTTTGGCACCCAGCCACGGCGAAGCCTTCCTTTATTCTCATGGGACTTTGGGGAACGGGCAACACCATGGTGATCTTCCTGGCAGGCCTCCAGGGCATTCCCCAGTCCCTCTACGAAGCTGCTGAGATAGACGGGGCAAACGGGTGGCAACGGTTTCGCTCGGTGACCATCCCTATGCTATCGCCGGTGATTCTGTTCAACCTGGTACTGGGTATCATCGGCTCCTTCCAGATCTTCACGAGCGCTTACCTCTTGACCAATGGCGGCCCTCAGAATTCGACGCTGTTCACAGTTCTATACCTCTATCGGCTGGGTTTTGAGCAGTTCAACATGGGCTTCGCTTCCGCATTAGCTTGGCTACTTTTCGCTATCATCTTAGCCTTTACACTGGCTCAGTTGCGTCTCTCACGGGCGTGGGTATACTATGAAGGGGGAGAAGCCTGA
- a CDS encoding sugar ABC transporter substrate-binding protein: MSAEMMQRRISRRQLLSLASKGAALMGLTSLASACQVPAAVPAAQPGAPQAAPKQVTTIEWVTPAAVGLERTMYENFVYKFQEENPDIKVKVSFEAWNDYMTKLPTMLAGGVVPDVIHQHMSIVQDYAHRGALLDLIPYMERDGVKPEDYIPALFDAFSNKGKTYGIPKDSAAWGVYYNKTMFDQAGLEYPKDNWTLEDFRRLALELTRDENGNPASSPNFDRSKIKQWGFAWIEPTPTASENARGFVKAFGGDWYTEDYKQTLITDPPVLEHFRMFHEMRCLENSIPTPAQALGQGDPFRAGLVAMAVSFHIMTFFAKQENVRFDYDVTFLPAGPGGQYVVVGCSGWAIPVQAKYKEEGWRFIKFLTSLPIQTYIGQQKRWGVSLKEAVGVIEPDDGKPEHFAMVHTDPFKGLTDRQVISFKFPPQQSRIKEIYATEFDPIWTCASDDISTAAANTKRQVDELLAGLNW; the protein is encoded by the coding sequence ATGAGCGCTGAGATGATGCAACGCCGGATCTCCCGTAGGCAACTGCTGAGCTTAGCTTCAAAAGGTGCCGCTCTAATGGGGCTAACTTCCTTGGCATCTGCCTGTCAGGTGCCCGCGGCTGTGCCGGCTGCTCAGCCGGGTGCTCCTCAGGCCGCGCCTAAGCAGGTGACCACCATCGAATGGGTGACGCCAGCTGCCGTCGGGCTAGAGCGAACCATGTACGAGAACTTCGTCTACAAGTTCCAGGAGGAAAACCCCGACATCAAGGTCAAAGTCAGCTTCGAGGCTTGGAATGACTACATGACGAAGCTGCCGACGATGTTAGCTGGAGGTGTAGTCCCCGATGTGATCCATCAGCACATGAGCATTGTCCAGGATTATGCCCATCGTGGTGCGCTGCTCGACCTCATCCCCTACATGGAACGAGACGGTGTGAAACCGGAGGACTATATCCCCGCGCTGTTCGATGCCTTTAGCAACAAGGGTAAGACCTATGGCATCCCCAAAGACAGCGCGGCCTGGGGAGTGTATTACAACAAGACGATGTTTGACCAAGCCGGCTTGGAATATCCCAAAGACAATTGGACCCTGGAGGATTTCCGAAGGCTGGCCCTCGAGCTCACGCGCGACGAGAACGGCAACCCGGCCAGTAGCCCCAATTTCGATCGCAGTAAGATCAAGCAATGGGGCTTCGCTTGGATAGAACCTACTCCCACCGCATCCGAAAACGCGCGAGGCTTTGTCAAAGCCTTCGGCGGCGACTGGTATACGGAGGATTATAAACAGACCCTCATCACTGATCCTCCAGTCCTGGAACATTTCCGGATGTTCCACGAGATGCGCTGCCTCGAAAACAGCATTCCTACCCCGGCCCAGGCGCTAGGGCAGGGTGACCCATTCCGTGCCGGCCTGGTGGCAATGGCAGTCAGCTTCCATATCATGACCTTCTTCGCTAAGCAGGAGAACGTGCGATTTGATTATGACGTGACCTTCCTGCCTGCTGGCCCAGGCGGACAGTATGTGGTAGTCGGATGCAGTGGATGGGCGATCCCTGTCCAAGCCAAATACAAAGAAGAGGGATGGCGGTTCATCAAATTCCTGACGAGTCTGCCTATTCAAACCTACATTGGTCAGCAGAAGCGGTGGGGCGTGTCTCTCAAGGAGGCAGTAGGAGTGATTGAACCTGACGATGGCAAGCCTGAGCACTTCGCCATGGTTCATACCGATCCCTTCAAGGGCCTTACCGATCGCCAGGTAATCTCGTTCAAGTTCCCACCTCAGCAGTCGCGCATTAAGGAGATCTACGCCACTGAGTTCGACCCGATCTGGACATGCGCCAGTGATGACATCTCCACAGCAGCCGCCAATACTAAGCGTCAGGTGGATGAGTTGCTGGCTGGGTTAAATTGGTGA
- a CDS encoding RraA family protein, with protein sequence MNPAQPANGEDPFELLKLYKYLRVVDVCDAMDGIGYFDIGLMSPEVRPLWLGMKFWGVALTIRCVPANRPMWRLNTTEEIVNAHAIWFKEVGNISINGLIRPGHVIVTDTGGSREVGFWGSNNSLAAIAEGAVGIITDGYCRDTAEIALQRTPVCARARGRTIIPGRIEVAEVQTRIACGGVQVRPGDIVGCDDDGIVVVPLEIAEEVAVHARAILLADMRGRRKLYERLGMPSDPTVDYETVEAYYRDLK encoded by the coding sequence ATGAATCCCGCTCAGCCAGCGAACGGCGAAGATCCCTTTGAGCTTCTCAAGCTGTACAAGTATCTGCGCGTCGTAGATGTCTGCGACGCAATGGATGGCATCGGATACTTTGATATCGGCCTGATGTCCCCCGAGGTACGTCCGCTCTGGCTTGGTATGAAATTCTGGGGGGTAGCCCTCACCATCCGCTGCGTCCCCGCTAATCGGCCTATGTGGCGTCTCAACACCACTGAGGAGATCGTGAACGCTCACGCTATCTGGTTTAAGGAGGTGGGAAACATCAGCATCAATGGTCTGATTCGGCCTGGACATGTAATCGTGACGGATACAGGTGGCTCCCGTGAAGTGGGGTTCTGGGGTTCCAATAACAGCCTAGCTGCTATCGCTGAAGGGGCCGTGGGCATCATCACCGATGGTTACTGCCGAGATACCGCCGAAATCGCGTTGCAGAGGACTCCGGTCTGCGCTCGTGCCCGTGGTCGTACCATCATCCCAGGACGCATTGAAGTAGCCGAGGTACAAACGCGCATCGCGTGTGGCGGTGTACAGGTGCGACCTGGCGACATCGTGGGTTGTGACGATGATGGCATTGTGGTGGTGCCCTTGGAGATCGCCGAAGAGGTAGCTGTGCATGCTCGCGCTATCTTGTTGGCGGATATGCGAGGGCGACGCAAGCTGTATGAACGCCTAGGTATGCCCTCAGACCCCACAGTAGACTACGAAACCGTTGAAGCTTACTACCGTGACCTGAAATGA